The Bombus vancouverensis nearcticus chromosome 9, iyBomVanc1_principal, whole genome shotgun sequence genome includes a window with the following:
- the LOC117158747 gene encoding uncharacterized protein LOC117158747 isoform X1, which translates to MYGAVREEVSESWLHTYDLSSTMIPNVSSPMDDEEHFCKMILYKEIKDSRVRIWDIVILIPNLLFLLFITVRFNRARLKLRATSSPIFLAFYGLVICNVVISVIRCIVSMTVNAAATVGGKADKILWVTVRFFLLSTEMSVVIFGLAFGHLDSRSSIRRVLLATSFIALAFTITQGTLELVLPDDTFHIPSRDFYVFGHGGMMFWFCSSLVFTMIYLFILILPWTRLRDRLTLPTKKSFYIYAGTLAMLDLVQSIGAGFLNYTQNPVGLCVVDFTAAVYLTLFTPLVYHTFLSEFFGVSQPSIMFSYKAQVDDAMDEDTVSLPHQQSFSSLKTDSDYIYQVHTPSIHMPLYGSQVLKSSSSKHETSLHSLASTKDSRSGSGRIYDSPAALYRSTSGIKSFSRRLSTEKSTSDLKNYPLTKSDNFIDSKKSSLDLKLTHHTWESRSTSQFKYGGPSSVSNLLFAPNTASSFLYKPRLNDSNTNLFSLTRKGSLTHERQRSESNVSSQFFEIPPLENTLQSILDSSTPHQESLTKGNTTAQDLQNIQKKEPTPLKQYTGTAMSEVDVEDTLSDSADTSTVTQHLLSKPVSSTSEEEVYEKQRKQNTKKKESGGLSDYLLSLTTSNTQNNEKNIEVNPSLSPPHYTKSYMQNELL; encoded by the exons ATGTATGGTGCAGTGCGCGAAGAGGTCTCTGAAAGTTGGTTACACACGTATGATCTGAGCAGTACAATGATTCCTAATGTTAGTTCACCAATGGATGATGAGGAGCATTTTTGCAAGATGATCCTGTATAAAGAAATCAAAGATTCAAG AGTACGAATATGGGACATTGTCATATTGATACCAAACCTcttgtttcttttatttatcaCAGTGAGATTTAATAGAGCACGGCTTAAATTACGAGCAACGAGTAGTCCAATATTTTTAGCATTTTATGGACTTGTCATTTGTAATGTAGTGATTTCAGTGATAAGATGTATCGTTTCAATGACTGTAAATGCAGCAGCCACCGTTGGTGGCAAAGCAGACAAAATACTGTGGGTAACAGTGAGATTTTTCCTGTTGTCCACAGAGATGAGCGTGGTTATATTTGGTTTGGCTTTTG GACATTTGGATAGTCGCTCAAGTATTCGTAGGGTATTACTTGCCACGTCATTTATAGCATTGGCTTTTACCATAACCCAAGGAACCTTGGAGCTAGTTTTACCAGATGATACATTCCATATCCCTAGTagagatttttatgtatttggtCATGGGGGAATGATGTTTTGGTTTTGCAGCAGTCTTGTTTTCACAATG atatatctttttatattaataCTGCCATGGACACGGTTACGAGACCGTTTAACCCTTCCAA CAAAAAAAAGTTTTTACATTTATGCTGGTACATTAGCTATGCTCGACTTAGTACAATCAATTGGTGCAGGCTTTCTAAACTACACACAAAATCCGGTAGGATTATGTGTCGTGGATTTCACTGCTGCAGTTTATTTGACACTTTTTACACCTTTGGTTTATCATACATTCCTGTCTGAATTTTTTGG AGTTTCACAACCTTCGATAATGTTTTCATACAAGGCACAAGTAGACGATGCAATGGATGAAGACACGGTGTCGTTGCCGCATCAACAGAGCTTCTCCTCGTTAAAAACAGACAGCGATTATATTTATCAGGTCCATACTCCATCTATTCACATGCCCTTGTATGGTTCGCAAGTGTTAAAATCATCCAGCTCAAAACATGAAACCTCCCTGCACTCCTTAGCATCCACCAAAGACTCCAGAAGTGGTAGCGGACGTATCTACGATTCCCCAGCCGCTTTATATCGATCCACATCCGGCATCAAAAGCTTTTCCAGACGCCTGAGCACAGAAAAAAGCACTTCCGACCTCAAGAACTATCCCCTAACGAAATCCGACAATTTTATCGATTCCAAAAAGAGCTCACTAGACCTAAAGTTGACTCACCATACTTGGGAAAGCAGGTCTACGTCACAATTCAAGTACGGTGGGCCTAGTAGCGTCTCAAATTTGCTTTTCGCGCCAAACACCGCTAGCAGCTTCTTGTATAAACCCCGGTTAAACGATAGCAATACTAATTTATTCTCCTTAACAAGAAAGGGTAGCTTGACGCACGAACGACAGAGATCTGAAAGTAACGTATCCAGCCAATTTTTTGAAATTCCACCGCTAGAAAATACGTTGCAATCCATTTTGGATAGCAGTACGCCTCATCAAGAGTCTTTGACGAAAGGCAATACTACTGCGCAAGATttgcaaaatatacaaaagaaaGAACCGACTCCTTTGAAGCAGTACACTGGCACTGCAATGTCTGAAGTCGATGTTGAAGACACATTGTCTGATTCAGCAGATACTTCAACCGTCACGCAACATTTATTATCTAAACCTGTTTCTTCAACAAGCGAAGAGGAGGTATACGAAAAACAAAGGAAgcaaaatacaaagaaaaaggAGTCTGGTGGACTGAGTGATTATTTATTATCTCTGACAACTTCGAACACTCAGAACAACGAGAAAAATATCGAAGTAAATCCTAGTCTTTCTCCCCCCCATTACACTAAATCTTATATGCAGAATGAATTGCtgtaa
- the LOC117158747 gene encoding transmembrane protein adipocyte-associated 1 homolog isoform X2 has product MYGAVREEVSESWLHTYDLSSTMIPNVSSPMDDEEHFCKMILYKEIKDSRVRIWDIVILIPNLLFLLFITVRFNRARLKLRATSSPIFLAFYGLVICNVVISVIRCIVSMTVNAAATVGGKADKILWVTVRFFLLSTEMSVVIFGLAFGHLDSRSSIRRVLLATSFIALAFTITQGTLELVLPDDTFHIPSRDFYVFGHGGMMFWFCSSLVFTMIYLFILILPWTRLRDRLTLPTKKSFYIYAGTLAMLDLVQSIGAGFLNYTQNPVGLCVVDFTAAVYLTLFTPLVYHTFLSEFFGVSQPSIMFSYKAQVDDAMDEDTVSLPHQQSFSSLKTDSDYIYQNHSVYDSTQFDTNSTPVNPLYAASLQSPDSITGYSIDSQEGQAQVNGYQQ; this is encoded by the exons ATGTATGGTGCAGTGCGCGAAGAGGTCTCTGAAAGTTGGTTACACACGTATGATCTGAGCAGTACAATGATTCCTAATGTTAGTTCACCAATGGATGATGAGGAGCATTTTTGCAAGATGATCCTGTATAAAGAAATCAAAGATTCAAG AGTACGAATATGGGACATTGTCATATTGATACCAAACCTcttgtttcttttatttatcaCAGTGAGATTTAATAGAGCACGGCTTAAATTACGAGCAACGAGTAGTCCAATATTTTTAGCATTTTATGGACTTGTCATTTGTAATGTAGTGATTTCAGTGATAAGATGTATCGTTTCAATGACTGTAAATGCAGCAGCCACCGTTGGTGGCAAAGCAGACAAAATACTGTGGGTAACAGTGAGATTTTTCCTGTTGTCCACAGAGATGAGCGTGGTTATATTTGGTTTGGCTTTTG GACATTTGGATAGTCGCTCAAGTATTCGTAGGGTATTACTTGCCACGTCATTTATAGCATTGGCTTTTACCATAACCCAAGGAACCTTGGAGCTAGTTTTACCAGATGATACATTCCATATCCCTAGTagagatttttatgtatttggtCATGGGGGAATGATGTTTTGGTTTTGCAGCAGTCTTGTTTTCACAATG atatatctttttatattaataCTGCCATGGACACGGTTACGAGACCGTTTAACCCTTCCAA CAAAAAAAAGTTTTTACATTTATGCTGGTACATTAGCTATGCTCGACTTAGTACAATCAATTGGTGCAGGCTTTCTAAACTACACACAAAATCCGGTAGGATTATGTGTCGTGGATTTCACTGCTGCAGTTTATTTGACACTTTTTACACCTTTGGTTTATCATACATTCCTGTCTGAATTTTTTGG AGTTTCACAACCTTCGATAATGTTTTCATACAAGGCACAAGTAGACGATGCAATGGATGAAGACACGGTGTCGTTGCCGCATCAACAGAGCTTCTCCTCGTTAAAAACAGACAGCGATTATATTTATCAG AATCACAGTGTCTATGACTCGACCCAGTTCGACACAAACTCCACACCGGTGAATCCACTGTACGCGGCGTCTCTGCAGAGTCCGGATAGCATAACCGGTTACAGTATAGATAGTCAAGAAGGCCAAGCCCAGGTGAACGGTTATCAACAGTGA